In the Streptomyces formicae genome, one interval contains:
- a CDS encoding TetR/AcrR family transcriptional regulator, with the protein MSTSEKSSYHHGDLRAALLSTAMEMLEGGEPFSLRAVARRAGVSPTAPYRHFKDRDALESALAVEGFRDLLGNLGDGRDLPASLPDLAEFAVAYVAFALRRPALFRVMFGKPCDDAEDERVKAADALHQLLADALDRVFPDADASALASAGWGLAHGLACLYLDGKLQAASGEEVADRVRSAFLAITSVGS; encoded by the coding sequence ATGTCAACATCAGAGAAGAGCAGCTACCACCACGGCGACCTGCGGGCGGCGCTGCTGTCGACCGCGATGGAGATGCTGGAGGGTGGCGAGCCCTTCTCGCTGCGCGCCGTCGCACGCCGGGCCGGAGTGTCGCCGACCGCGCCGTATCGCCACTTCAAGGACCGCGACGCCCTGGAGTCCGCGCTGGCCGTCGAGGGTTTCCGGGACCTGCTGGGCAACTTGGGCGACGGGCGCGACCTGCCCGCCTCACTCCCGGACCTGGCCGAGTTCGCCGTCGCCTACGTCGCCTTCGCGCTGCGGCGCCCGGCCCTGTTCCGCGTGATGTTCGGCAAGCCCTGCGATGACGCCGAGGACGAGCGGGTCAAGGCCGCCGACGCCCTGCACCAGCTGCTGGCCGACGCGCTCGATCGCGTCTTCCCCGACGCGGACGCCTCGGCCCTGGCGTCGGCCGGCTGGGGGCTCGCCCACGGACTGGCCTGCCTGTACCTCGACGGCAAGCTGCAGGCCGCGTCGGGCGAGGAGGTCGCCGACCGGGTGCGCAGCGCCTTCCTCGCCATCACGTCGGTCGGCTCCTGA
- a CDS encoding NAD-dependent epimerase/dehydratase family protein — translation MQTVLGAGGPIADELVNELHRHHTKDIRLVSRKPSRVNDTDELVAADLTDADATSRAVAGSDIAYLTVGLPLDSELWERKFPLMMRNVIDACAEHGTKLVFFDNTYMYPGTSTPQTESTAFAPGGRKGRVRGQIATTLLEAMRAGRVEALIGRAPEFYGPGRTKSYTNSLVFERIKTGKRPFVPVDAHAKRSLIWTPDASRALALLGNTPDAYGQTWHLPVDPDRKSYAQLIEIAGEVTGRKIGYTVLPMLAFRLGRRFVKPLDEMYELLVRYRDDNIFDSSTFAARFPDFPVTSYREGVGRILAG, via the coding sequence ATGCAGACCGTTCTCGGCGCCGGCGGACCCATCGCCGACGAGCTCGTGAACGAGCTCCACCGCCACCACACCAAGGACATTCGCCTCGTCAGCCGCAAGCCGTCGAGGGTGAACGACACCGATGAGCTCGTCGCCGCAGATCTCACCGACGCCGACGCCACCAGCCGTGCCGTCGCGGGCAGCGACATCGCCTACCTCACCGTCGGCCTGCCCCTGGACTCGGAGCTGTGGGAGCGAAAGTTCCCCCTCATGATGCGCAACGTCATCGACGCCTGCGCCGAACACGGCACGAAGCTCGTCTTCTTCGACAACACCTACATGTATCCCGGAACATCGACGCCCCAGACCGAGTCGACGGCATTCGCGCCGGGCGGACGCAAGGGACGGGTCCGCGGACAGATCGCCACCACGCTGCTGGAGGCCATGCGGGCCGGACGGGTCGAGGCACTGATCGGCCGAGCGCCCGAGTTTTACGGTCCCGGCCGGACGAAGAGCTACACGAACTCGTTGGTGTTCGAACGGATCAAGACGGGCAAGCGGCCGTTCGTTCCCGTCGACGCCCACGCCAAGCGCTCCCTGATCTGGACCCCCGACGCGAGCCGCGCCCTCGCTCTGCTCGGCAACACCCCGGACGCCTACGGCCAGACTTGGCACCTGCCCGTCGACCCGGACCGCAAGTCCTACGCCCAGCTCATCGAGATCGCCGGCGAGGTCACGGGCCGCAAGATCGGCTACACGGTGCTGCCGATGCTCGCCTTCCGCCTCGGGCGCCGCTTCGTCAAGCCGCTCGACGAGATGTACGAGCTGCTCGTCCGCTACCGCGACGACAACATCTTCGACAGCTCGACGTTCGCGGCCCGCTTTCCCGACTTCCCGGTCACCAGCTATCGGGAAGGAGTGGGGCGCATCCTCGCCGGCTGA
- a CDS encoding helix-turn-helix domain-containing protein produces MQGFTELRLDPLDRLPISLAAHQGATLLSLLADAFGQRSQGVPPRWRRLVRSAISKSPEAILGPLFAPGSSVIPDCVTPTACMPGGDVATLCAQIADLPPDTLLAELGAEFGTTVPERWRPVVDRPRHWLHAYAQLSQCVWREFEPVWKQAKPHIQREAERVGAAVLQGCADLVFQDLSPRFRLQDGSLHLPDPQADTFRLNGRRLVLVPIVSGPGASMFALDRPDLVWIGYPLPAIGRMWEASASAPAPKADALSLVAGPLRAAILRAAAQSLTMGEVARLLGCSAANATHHCRQLADAGLIDRQQHGRHVRIRRTERGDAVVDLLSAVPASNCR; encoded by the coding sequence ATGCAAGGTTTCACTGAGTTGCGTCTCGACCCACTTGACCGGCTACCGATCTCACTCGCCGCACACCAGGGCGCTACGCTGCTGTCGCTGCTGGCCGATGCCTTCGGACAGCGCAGCCAAGGAGTGCCGCCGCGGTGGCGTCGCCTGGTCCGCTCGGCCATCTCGAAGTCCCCGGAGGCGATCCTCGGGCCGCTGTTCGCTCCCGGCTCCTCGGTCATCCCCGATTGCGTCACCCCGACGGCATGCATGCCGGGCGGCGATGTGGCCACCTTGTGCGCACAGATCGCCGACCTGCCTCCGGACACGCTCCTGGCGGAACTGGGTGCGGAGTTCGGCACGACCGTGCCCGAGCGGTGGCGACCGGTGGTGGACCGACCGCGGCATTGGCTGCATGCCTATGCCCAGCTGTCCCAGTGCGTCTGGCGGGAGTTCGAACCGGTCTGGAAACAAGCGAAGCCGCACATCCAACGGGAAGCTGAACGGGTGGGTGCTGCGGTCCTCCAAGGCTGCGCCGATCTGGTGTTCCAGGACCTGAGCCCGCGCTTTCGCCTGCAAGACGGCAGCCTGCACCTGCCCGATCCGCAGGCCGACACCTTTCGGCTGAACGGACGGCGGCTGGTCCTGGTCCCCATCGTGTCGGGGCCCGGTGCGTCGATGTTCGCGCTGGATCGCCCGGACCTGGTGTGGATCGGATACCCGCTGCCCGCGATCGGCCGGATGTGGGAAGCGTCCGCGAGTGCCCCTGCCCCCAAGGCCGACGCGCTGTCGCTGGTGGCCGGCCCGCTGCGGGCGGCAATCCTGCGGGCGGCCGCGCAGTCGTTGACCATGGGCGAAGTGGCCCGCCTGCTCGGCTGCAGCGCGGCCAACGCCACCCATCACTGCCGACAACTCGCGGACGCCGGACTCATCGACCGTCAGCAGCACGGCCGACACGTGCGGATACGACGCACCGAGCGCGGTGACGCCGTGGTCGACCTGCTGTCAGCCGTACCGGCGTCGAACTGCCGCTGA
- a CDS encoding DUF6058 family natural product biosynthesis protein, which produces MSETDLEQQLVERFREVNGDHPMTDTDDAYVSAQFVALEELCAIHGRDADAVRRLMLGQHLPLPGYLRSDGAEMVPADLFALADEAGGVELLEAWFTAHWADPITGKAEWNAYLSGQYVCLHSVTPAAIQRKDHLTTAISAAAKEPDFGSARWSERLHALVDELDTLEPAFTAYDRLRFGGPTSRDTCIDAPRARFPRP; this is translated from the coding sequence ATGTCGGAGACAGATCTGGAGCAGCAGCTCGTCGAGCGATTCCGCGAAGTCAACGGTGACCATCCGATGACCGATACCGATGACGCATACGTCAGCGCGCAGTTCGTTGCCCTGGAGGAACTGTGCGCAATTCATGGCCGCGATGCCGATGCGGTACGCCGGCTGATGCTGGGGCAGCATCTGCCGCTTCCGGGATATCTGCGCTCCGACGGTGCCGAGATGGTGCCGGCCGACCTGTTCGCTCTCGCCGACGAAGCCGGTGGCGTAGAGCTGCTCGAAGCGTGGTTCACCGCTCACTGGGCCGACCCGATCACCGGGAAGGCGGAATGGAATGCGTACCTCAGCGGACAGTACGTGTGCCTGCACTCGGTGACCCCAGCCGCCATTCAGCGCAAAGATCACCTGACGACCGCGATCAGCGCCGCAGCGAAGGAGCCGGATTTCGGTTCAGCGCGGTGGTCTGAGCGGCTGCACGCGCTGGTCGACGAACTCGACACGCTGGAACCGGCGTTCACGGCCTACGACCGTCTTCGGTTCGGCGGACCCACGTCCCGGGACACCTGCATCGACGCCCCACGCGCCCGCTTCCCGCGCCCGTGA